One part of the Amphiprion ocellaris isolate individual 3 ecotype Okinawa chromosome 24, ASM2253959v1, whole genome shotgun sequence genome encodes these proteins:
- the s100b gene encoding protein S100-B, with product MTMTDLETSMATIIAVFQKYSEREGDKHKLKKSELKDLLHDELPDLMAHVKDQAALDNLMESLDADGDAECDFQEFMTFISMVTVCCHEFFEHEDE from the exons ATGACAATGACCGACCTGGAGACCTCGATGGCCACCATCATCGCAGTGTTTCAGAAGTATTcggagagagaaggagacaaACACAAGCTGAAGAAGAGCGAGCTGAAGGATCTGCTTCACGACGAGCTCCCAGATCTGATGGCG CACGTCAAAGACCAGGCAGCGCTGGACAACCTGATGGAAAGCCTGGACGCCGACGGAGACGCCGAGTGTGACTTCCAGGAGTTCATGACATTCATCTCCATGGTTACCGTCTGTTGCCACGAGTTCTTTGAGCACGAGGACGAGTAA